One region of Wyeomyia smithii strain HCP4-BCI-WySm-NY-G18 chromosome 3, ASM2978416v1, whole genome shotgun sequence genomic DNA includes:
- the LOC129727049 gene encoding multiple coagulation factor deficiency protein 2 homolog codes for MMALLALIVVNTLVFAASTLQIATAKGPHHPRGEYSARSRKLDEHLHAKDNHIQQDLKHLSLGEEDLAKMSDEEKNFYFFKLHDSDNNDHLDGLEILHAATHHSDGHVHKLERENDNEASENSVIDVIDDFIAYADLDQNGLLTYPEYMKAINTDDWSKVVETTEPSALDSS; via the exons ATGATGGCCCTCCTAGCACTGATTGTAGTTAACACGCTCGTATTCGCGGCCAGCACACTGCAAATCGCGACAGCCAAAGGACCGCACCATCCGCGGGGAGAATACTCGGCCCGGAGCCGGAAACTGGACGAGCATTTACACGCCAAGGATAA CCACATTCAGCAGGACCTGAAACATTTGTCCCTCGGCGAGGAAGATCTCGCGAAAATGTCCGACGAGGAGAAAAATTTTTACTTCTTCAAACTGCACGATTCCGATAACAACGACCACTTGGACGGGTTGGAAATTTTGCATGCCGCCACGCATCACTCGGACGGTCACGTGCACAAGCTGGAGCGGGAAAACGACAACGAAGCGTCGGAAAACTCTGTGATAG ATGTCATCGATGACTTCATAGCCTACGCCGACTTAGACCAGAATGGATTGCTTACTTATCCGGAATACATGAAGGCAATCAACACGGATGACTGGAGCAAAGTAGTCGAGACGACTGAACCTTCGGCACTGGATTCTAGTTAA